The Clostridiaceae bacterium genome includes the window CTCCTTCAATAGCCTCCTGCAGGTTTTCAAACTGGGCACTGGATTTTAAATCCGGATAATTTTCTATCACAATATTAATCATTTTTTCAGCAGCAGTTCTGGCTGCAGCATCTGCATCAAGCTTACTTTTCACATCCTGAGTCTGGCTTTCTAAAATTTCTCTTGCAGTATCAAATTCAGCTCTTGCCGCAGCAATTTTTTCAAGAACCCCCTTTTCATGCTTGCTGTATTCCTTGACTACCTCAACCAGGTCGCCAATTTTGTCAGCTCTTGCCTGCATCACGTTTTCAACCTGGCTCCATTTGCTCTTTACATCCTGCTCTGCGCTTACAAGTCCGTTATATGAGGAAACCGCACTACCTAATAATATAATCACTATCAGTGCTGCTACTCCCCATTTCATCCATCTTCCCCAAGGATATGCATTGTAATTGCTAACCACACAAATCACCCTCCTTTAATAGTTAATCTCGAATAATTGCTATAGGGTAAATAATAAATAACATTGAGTATTACTCTACACTCTATATTATAATGATATTTAATATTTGTCAAGTAAAAAAAAGATAGGATTATTATATATTATCCTATCTTTATCATTATATCTTATAAACATGTTATTTATGTGCTTTTTTTGCATCTATAGCTTCTTTGGCCTTTTCAGCTATGTTGGCAGCAGTGAGCCCGTATAATTCTAACAGTAAATTAGGTTTTCCTGATTTACCGTATTTATCCTGTATTCCTACTCTTTTTACAGGAACAGGATAATTTTCAACTACAACCTCTGCCACTGCGCTTCCAAGTCCGCCAATTATATTATGTTCTTCAGCAGTTACAATCGCACCTGTTTCTTTTGCAGCTTTAATAATTAATTCTTTGTCGATTGGTTTAATTGTATGAATATCAATTACTCTTGCACTAATGCCTTCCTTAGCCAAGATATCCTTTGCTTCTGTGGCGTATTGAACCATAAGACCTGTAGCAATTATTGTTACATCCGTGCCATCTGCAATGGTAATTCCTTTTCCTATTTCAAATTTAAAATTGTTTTCGTCATAAATTACAGGAGTAGCTAAACGCCCAAGTCTCAGATATACAGGGCCGTTATATTCAATGGCAGCTTTTACTGCATGCCTTGTTGAAACAGCATCTGCAGGACATATTACAGTCATGTTTGCCAAAGACCTCATTATTCCTATATCTTCCACAGCCTGGTGAGATGCGCCGTCTTCTCCAACAGATATACCTGCATGTGTAGCTGCAACCTTAACATTTAATTTTGGATAGCATATGGAATTTCTAATTTGTTCACAACCTCTTTCAGCAGCAAATATTGCGAAAGTTGATGCAAACACTATCTTGCCGCATGTGGAGAGCCCTGCTGCCACAGCCATCATATTGCCTTCTGCGATTCCCATGTTAAAAAATCTTTCTGGATACTTTTTCTTAAATGTATCAGTTTTTGTTGATTTTGAAAGATCTGCATCCAGGACAACTATTCTGTTGTCAGAACCAAATTCAGCTAATGCATTTCCGTATGCTTCTCTTGTAGCAATCATTTTTGCCATTTCTATTCAACCTCCAATCCGGATAAGTACGCGTCCAACTCGGCTATTGCCTGATCTCTTTGCTCTTTGTTGGGGGC containing:
- a CDS encoding transketolase family protein, with amino-acid sequence MAKMIATREAYGNALAEFGSDNRIVVLDADLSKSTKTDTFKKKYPERFFNMGIAEGNMMAVAAGLSTCGKIVFASTFAIFAAERGCEQIRNSICYPKLNVKVAATHAGISVGEDGASHQAVEDIGIMRSLANMTVICPADAVSTRHAVKAAIEYNGPVYLRLGRLATPVIYDENNFKFEIGKGITIADGTDVTIIATGLMVQYATEAKDILAKEGISARVIDIHTIKPIDKELIIKAAKETGAIVTAEEHNIIGGLGSAVAEVVVENYPVPVKRVGIQDKYGKSGKPNLLLELYGLTAANIAEKAKEAIDAKKAHK
- a CDS encoding LemA family protein codes for the protein MVSNYNAYPWGRWMKWGVAALIVIILLGSAVSSYNGLVSAEQDVKSKWSQVENVMQARADKIGDLVEVVKEYSKHEKGVLEKIAAARAEFDTAREILESQTQDVKSKLDADAAARTAAEKMINIVIENYPDLKSSAQFENLQEAIEGAENRISVERSRFIKAVENYNLKVSRFPGNIFARLMGFTPKDYFEASDYAKERSKIDFGS